One genomic segment of Panicum virgatum strain AP13 chromosome 2N, P.virgatum_v5, whole genome shotgun sequence includes these proteins:
- the LOC120659484 gene encoding low molecular mass early light-inducible protein HV90, chloroplastic-like isoform X1, translating to MATMVMASAASSLAFAATGASAGRFPARLPAAAGLAPRRRAPLVRAQANKGPEKPAASPGLWDALAFSGPAPERINGRLAMVGFVSALAVEASRGGGLLSQAGSGSGLAWFAATAAVLSVASLVPVLKGESAEARSGGVMSADAELWNGRFAMLGLVALAVTEYITGAPFVNV from the coding sequence ATGGCGACCATGGTGATGgcctccgccgcgagctccctcgccttcgccgccaccggcgcgaGCGCCGGCCGCTTCCCCGCCCggcttccggcggcggcggggctcgcgccgcgccggcgcgcacCGCTCGTCAGGGCGCAGGCTAATAAGGGTCCTGAGAAGCCGGCAGCGAGCCCGGGGCTCTGGGACGCGCTGGCGTTCAGCGGCCCGGCCCCCGAGCGcatcaacgggcgcctcgccatGGTCGGCTTCGTGtccgcgctcgccgtcgaggCGTCCCGCGGCGGGGGACTCCTCTCGCAGGCCGGCAGCGGGTCTGGGCTGGCCTGGTTCGCGGCCACAGCCGCCGTGCTCTCCGTGGCGTCGCTGGTGCCGGTCCTCAAGGGGGAGAGCGCCGAGgcccgcagcggcggcgtcatGAGCGCCGACGCCGAGCTCTGGAACGGCCGCTTCGCCATGCTCGGGCTCGTCGCGCTCGCCGTCACCGAGTACATCACCGGCGCTCCCTTCGTCAACGTGTAA
- the LOC120659484 gene encoding low molecular mass early light-inducible protein HV90, chloroplastic-like isoform X2 gives MATMVMASAASSLAFAATGASAGRFPARLPAAAGLAPRRRAPLVRAQANKGPEKPAASPGLWDALAFSGPAPERINGRLAMVGFVSALAVEASRGGGLLSQAGSGSGLAWFAATAAVLSVASLVPVLKGESAEARSGGVMSADAELWNGRFAMLGLVALAVTEYITGAPFVNV, from the exons ATGGCGACCATGGTGATGgcctccgccgcgagctccctcgccttcgccgccaccggcgcgaGCGCCGGCCGCTTCCCCGCCCggcttccggcggcggcggggctcgcgccgcgccggcgcgcacCGCTCGTCAGGGCGCAGGCTAATAAGGGTCCTGAGAAGCCGGCAGCGAGCCCGGGGCTCTGGGACGCGCTGGCGTTCAGCGGCCCGGCCCCCGAGCGcatcaacgggcgcctcgccatGGTCGGCTTCGTGtccgcgctcgccgtcgaggCGTCCCGCGGCGGGGGACTCCTCTCGCAGGCCGGCAGCGGGTCTGGGCTGGCCTGGTTCGCGGCCACAGCCGCCGTGCTCTCCGTGGCGTCGCTGGTGCCGGTCCTCAAGGGGGAGAGCGCCGAGgcccgcagcggcggcgtcatGAGCGCCGACGCCGAGCTCTGGAACGGCCGCTTCGCCATGCTCGGGCTCGTCGCGCTCGCCGTCACCGAGTACATCACCGGCGCTCCCTTCGTCAACGTGTA G